One stretch of Trichocoleus sp. FACHB-46 DNA includes these proteins:
- a CDS encoding transposase family protein, whose amino-acid sequence MRYQELEHLANPEFKRWCGVSRGAFYEMVQVVRPYLERQGRRGGQAKLSGEDQVLVALAYWREYRGQFHIGVSWRLHETTVGRIVRKVEDLLIKSGKFCLLSQRQLYQLNKQF is encoded by the coding sequence ATGCGATACCAAGAGTTAGAGCATCTGGCAAATCCTGAATTCAAGCGCTGGTGCGGTGTGAGCCGTGGTGCTTTCTATGAGATGGTCCAAGTGGTACGTCCCTACCTAGAGCGCCAAGGCCGCCGAGGGGGACAAGCGAAGCTGAGTGGCGAAGACCAAGTATTAGTGGCCTTAGCCTACTGGCGAGAGTATCGCGGCCAATTCCACATCGGGGTGAGTTGGAGGTTGCACGAAACCACAGTCGGGCGGATTGTGAGAAAAGTGGAAGACCTGCTGATCAAGAGTGGCAAGTTTTGCCTGCTAAGTCAGCGTCAGTTGTATCAACTGAATAAGCAATTCTAA
- the phnD gene encoding phosphate/phosphite/phosphonate ABC transporter substrate-binding protein translates to MQRLLSQWFDRPLRRILSFFLMFCIGAIGVSCTATSPNTSSQASPTSSPLARSETSNTETLDVAVIPWQSPEEQEAKLQPLADYLEQKMNRSVNFQVAKDYATAVDLLVEDKVEMAYLAALTYIKSHERNASIEPLVLPIDETTGRPWYTSVIVAGANKKIESLQDLKGKRFAFVSPSSTSGFLMPLNAMRAEGIDPTRDFASIRYPGSHDKAEIALAKGEFDAIADDKASFLRAQVAGTLPAANYKIIWESEPIPTPPIVINTSKFTAGEIAQLQQALIDAPVGVVDVSGAKSAGYTLAKDADFDPIREIYKRLKSITIAEK, encoded by the coding sequence ATGCAGCGGCTTCTTTCCCAGTGGTTCGATCGCCCTCTCAGACGCATTTTGAGCTTCTTTTTAATGTTTTGTATTGGTGCGATCGGCGTCAGTTGCACTGCAACTTCTCCCAACACAAGTTCTCAAGCCAGCCCAACCTCGTCTCCTCTGGCTAGGTCTGAGACATCGAATACTGAGACGTTGGATGTTGCCGTCATTCCCTGGCAAAGCCCTGAAGAGCAAGAGGCAAAATTGCAGCCGCTAGCAGATTATCTGGAGCAAAAAATGAACCGCTCCGTTAATTTTCAGGTTGCTAAAGACTATGCTACAGCCGTGGATTTGTTGGTTGAGGACAAGGTAGAAATGGCGTATCTAGCTGCCTTGACCTACATCAAGTCCCACGAGCGCAATGCCAGTATTGAACCGTTAGTCTTACCCATTGACGAAACGACGGGTCGCCCTTGGTATACCAGCGTCATTGTGGCAGGTGCCAACAAGAAAATTGAGTCGTTACAGGATTTGAAAGGCAAGCGATTTGCTTTTGTTAGCCCCTCTTCTACGTCTGGTTTTTTGATGCCGTTGAACGCAATGCGAGCAGAGGGCATTGATCCCACGCGAGACTTTGCCAGTATTCGCTATCCCGGCAGTCATGACAAGGCGGAAATCGCATTGGCGAAGGGAGAATTTGATGCGATTGCCGACGATAAGGCGTCTTTTTTACGAGCGCAAGTGGCTGGCACACTTCCGGCTGCAAACTACAAAATTATCTGGGAATCGGAGCCAATTCCTACGCCCCCCATTGTGATTAATACCAGCAAATTTACAGCAGGAGAAATCGCACAACTCCAGCAAGCCTTGATTGATGCGCCGGTGGGCGTGGTGGATGTAAGTGGCGCAAAATCAGCCGGATATACCCTGGCAAAGGATGCTGATTTTGACCCCATTCGTGAGATTTATAAGCGTTTGAAGTCCATCACGATTGCGGAAAAATGA
- a CDS encoding response regulator, producing the protein MKILTRFIGSTTIAIGLVIAVVGGSTLLIQKTENAVEKSRDRTNQAVRKTQDLRLDLEEQTSALKDYLLLNQGRADLDAYEQAKVKFLADLETLETLIPEARQTDVVRRRHQFLVRLVDELASQTASSARQAQQDVKAINSFQDDIQLFLNVLTDEVRQQDAITQQAAEQFKQTASLATYGLIGVVLLIFIAQFALTLLPVIRSIEGLQLGAAKLGTGNWNYRLDIHTGDEIEQLAKEFNQMATQLAESYASLEQKREVADAANRAKSEFLANMSHELRTPLNGILGYAQILTRSQAWGEKERKGIDIIYQCGSHLLTLINDVLDISKIEARRLELDPHTVHLPALLQGIAEIVSIRAQQKGIEFVYLSDANLPEGIEVDEKRLRQVLINLLGNAVKFTDRGKVIFKAKVIDDSSLVNGHWSSVIDQELEQPTNNQGLMINDKKQKTIKLRFEVQDTGIGISSDAVEKIFQPFEQVSSQKRNSEGTGLGLTISQTITQLMGSQIQVQSQIGVGSTFFFDVEVPTATGWQNTATNVSGEQMMGYYGEQQTVLIVDDKWENRSVIVNLLEPLGFVVVEAENGQCGLEKALQVKPNLIITDILMPVMDGYQFLQEIRQSDSLKTLPVIVSSASVSSMDQQQSLDAGGNDFLVKPVQADDLFQMLRKHLHLTWIYQSIDSGSEPVTSTSELPSNPPSTSFVVPPSQDLEQLLQLAQQGRLKKMVEVAKALEQQNPQYTPLMQHLLELSKGFQVAKLEVVIQQLLDETTYSQRG; encoded by the coding sequence ATGAAGATTCTCACCCGCTTTATTGGTTCTACCACGATCGCCATTGGATTAGTCATTGCTGTGGTGGGTGGCAGTACGCTTCTAATTCAGAAGACTGAAAATGCGGTCGAGAAAAGCCGCGATCGCACGAACCAGGCGGTTCGCAAAACCCAAGACTTACGCCTTGATCTGGAAGAACAAACCTCAGCTCTCAAAGACTATCTCTTGCTCAATCAAGGTCGTGCCGATTTGGACGCTTACGAGCAAGCCAAGGTGAAATTTTTGGCAGACTTGGAAACCCTGGAAACCCTGATACCGGAGGCAAGGCAAACCGATGTTGTGCGTCGTCGCCATCAGTTTTTAGTCCGGTTGGTTGATGAATTAGCTAGTCAAACTGCGTCTTCCGCTCGCCAGGCTCAGCAAGATGTCAAAGCGATCAATTCATTTCAGGACGACATCCAACTATTTCTCAATGTTCTGACGGACGAAGTTCGCCAGCAAGATGCTATCACTCAGCAGGCGGCAGAGCAGTTCAAACAAACGGCAAGTCTAGCAACCTATGGATTGATTGGCGTGGTATTGCTAATTTTTATTGCTCAGTTCGCCCTCACGCTCTTGCCAGTGATCCGTTCTATTGAAGGCTTACAACTGGGTGCTGCCAAACTAGGAACAGGTAACTGGAACTACCGCCTCGACATCCACACAGGTGATGAAATTGAACAACTGGCAAAGGAATTCAACCAGATGGCCACCCAACTGGCAGAATCTTATGCCTCACTAGAACAGAAGCGTGAAGTTGCGGATGCTGCAAATCGCGCCAAAAGCGAATTCTTGGCAAACATGAGCCACGAACTCCGCACCCCCCTCAACGGCATCCTGGGTTACGCTCAAATTCTCACGCGCTCACAAGCCTGGGGCGAAAAAGAACGCAAAGGCATCGATATCATCTACCAGTGCGGTTCTCACCTATTAACCTTGATTAATGACGTTTTGGATATCTCCAAAATTGAAGCCCGTCGGTTGGAATTAGACCCTCACACGGTTCATTTGCCTGCATTGTTACAGGGAATTGCTGAGATTGTGAGTATCCGCGCCCAGCAAAAAGGGATTGAATTTGTCTATCTATCCGATGCCAACCTGCCAGAAGGTATTGAGGTTGATGAGAAGCGGTTAAGACAAGTTTTGATCAATTTGTTAGGCAATGCCGTCAAGTTTACCGATCGAGGCAAGGTGATATTTAAGGCAAAAGTCATTGATGATTCGTCATTGGTTAATGGTCATTGGTCATCGGTGATAGATCAAGAACTAGAACAACCAACTAATAACCAAGGACTAATGATTAATGATAAAAAACAAAAGACAATAAAACTCCGATTTGAAGTGCAGGACACCGGAATTGGCATCAGTTCAGACGCGGTAGAAAAAATTTTTCAGCCGTTTGAACAGGTCAGCAGCCAAAAACGAAACTCAGAAGGTACTGGGTTAGGACTCACCATCAGCCAGACCATTACCCAACTCATGGGTAGCCAGATTCAGGTGCAAAGTCAAATCGGCGTAGGTAGTACCTTTTTCTTTGATGTAGAAGTACCGACCGCCACCGGATGGCAAAACACTGCTACCAATGTGTCTGGTGAGCAGATGATGGGCTATTACGGCGAACAACAAACTGTCCTGATTGTTGATGATAAATGGGAAAACCGTTCCGTGATTGTCAACTTGTTAGAACCCCTCGGCTTTGTCGTTGTTGAAGCGGAAAATGGTCAGTGTGGACTCGAAAAAGCCCTGCAAGTCAAGCCAAATTTGATCATCACTGATATTTTGATGCCAGTCATGGACGGCTATCAGTTTCTTCAAGAAATTCGACAATCTGACAGTCTCAAAACCTTGCCGGTGATTGTTTCCTCTGCTTCGGTTTCTAGTATGGATCAGCAGCAAAGCCTGGATGCAGGTGGCAATGATTTTCTGGTCAAGCCGGTACAGGCAGATGACCTATTCCAGATGCTTCGCAAACATTTGCACTTGACTTGGATTTATCAGTCTATAGATTCAGGCTCTGAACCTGTAACATCAACGTCTGAGTTACCCAGTAATCCTCCATCCACATCGTTTGTCGTTCCTCCCTCACAAGACCTGGAACAGTTGCTTCAGTTAGCCCAACAGGGGCGACTGAAAAAAATGGTAGAGGTTGCTAAAGCGTTGGAACAGCAAAACCCTCAATATACGCCGCTGATGCAGCATTTGCTTGAGCTAAGCAAGGGATTTCAGGTCGCAAAATTGGAAGTGGTGATTCAGCAATTGCTCGATGAAACAACCTACTCTCAGAGAGGCTAG
- a CDS encoding sensor histidine kinase, whose amino-acid sequence MKDAPLILVVDDTPTNLEVVTEALGDAGFEVAIATDGERAIKQATISQPDLILLDVMMPGIDGFETCHRLKATPTTREIPIIFMTALSDTTDKVRGFNLGAVDYVTKPFQEAELLARVTTQLKLRNLQQSLEQQVEQRTAELRAALQQVQQSQVQLVQSEKMALLGQLVAGVAHEINNPINFIHGNLSHVQEYTEDVLSFVQLYQQHSANSAPELQAAAENLDLEFIQHDLPKTLASMKIGTQRIFEIVRSLRTFSRVDESECKAVNIHEGIDSTLLILQHRLKNKPEHPEIQVIRDYGQLPPVACYAGSLNQAFMNILANAIDALEELDAKRTYQEDQNKPSQITIRTSVINHQSVEIAIADNGSGIPKEIQQRIFDPFFTTKPAGKGTGMGMSISHQIITEKHRGKLLCSSTSGKGAEFIIQIPIQQQICAAS is encoded by the coding sequence ATGAAAGATGCTCCGTTAATTTTGGTAGTTGATGACACACCAACCAATTTAGAGGTAGTTACAGAAGCATTGGGAGATGCCGGGTTTGAGGTGGCAATCGCCACTGATGGAGAACGTGCCATTAAACAAGCAACCATCAGCCAACCCGATTTAATTTTGCTGGATGTCATGATGCCGGGAATCGATGGCTTTGAAACTTGCCATCGCCTCAAGGCTACACCCACCACCAGGGAGATTCCGATCATTTTTATGACTGCCCTATCTGATACAACCGATAAGGTCAGAGGCTTTAATCTGGGTGCGGTAGATTACGTGACCAAACCTTTTCAGGAAGCAGAACTGCTGGCTCGTGTCACCACTCAATTAAAATTACGCAATTTGCAGCAATCTCTGGAACAACAGGTTGAGCAACGCACCGCCGAGCTCAGAGCGGCTCTGCAACAAGTGCAACAGTCTCAGGTGCAGCTAGTGCAGTCTGAGAAAATGGCTCTGTTAGGGCAACTGGTGGCGGGAGTTGCTCATGAAATCAACAATCCAATCAACTTTATTCATGGCAATCTCTCTCACGTTCAAGAGTACACCGAGGATGTATTGTCGTTTGTACAGTTGTATCAGCAGCACAGCGCCAACTCTGCACCCGAATTGCAAGCGGCTGCTGAAAATCTCGATTTAGAGTTTATTCAGCACGATCTGCCGAAAACGCTCGCCTCCATGAAGATAGGCACCCAGCGCATCTTCGAAATTGTGCGCTCGCTCCGCACTTTCTCTCGAGTTGACGAATCAGAATGCAAAGCCGTAAATATTCACGAAGGCATTGATAGCACGTTATTGATCCTGCAACATCGCCTTAAAAATAAACCTGAACATCCAGAAATTCAGGTGATTCGAGATTATGGTCAATTACCACCTGTAGCATGCTATGCCGGATCACTGAACCAGGCATTTATGAATATCTTGGCGAATGCAATTGATGCCTTAGAAGAACTCGATGCAAAACGAACTTATCAAGAAGACCAAAACAAACCGAGCCAAATTACGATTCGCACTTCTGTGATTAATCATCAGTCGGTGGAAATTGCGATCGCCGATAATGGTTCTGGTATTCCCAAAGAGATTCAACAACGCATTTTCGATCCGTTCTTCACCACAAAACCCGCTGGAAAAGGAACCGGCATGGGAATGTCCATCAGTCACCAAATCATCACTGAGAAGCATAGGGGCAAGCTGCTCTGTAGCTCTACATCTGGTAAAGGAGCAGAGTTTATTATTCAGATTCCAATTCAACAGCAAATCTGTGCCGCAAGCTAA
- a CDS encoding phage integrase N-terminal SAM-like domain-containing protein encodes MESRPRKLLDQVRDVIRMKHYSYRTEKSYVAWIRRFILFYNKRDSSEMGATEIEQFLSYLAMQEHVAASTQNQALSALLFLYRAAFSYSSDNVSGD; translated from the coding sequence ATGGAATCACGACCTCGAAAATTGCTGGATCAAGTCCGCGATGTCATTCGTATGAAGCACTACTCATACCGCACTGAGAAGAGCTACGTGGCTTGGATTCGCCGCTTCATCCTCTTCTACAACAAACGTGACTCCAGCGAAATGGGAGCAACGGAAATCGAGCAGTTTCTTAGCTACTTGGCAATGCAGGAACACGTTGCTGCTTCGACTCAGAATCAGGCACTCAGTGCCTTGCTATTTCTCTACCGTGCAGCCTTCAGCTATAGCTCCGACAACGTCAGTGGCGACTGA
- a CDS encoding GNAT family N-acetyltransferase, producing MRIREYESSDWPHLCVIHDEARKQELEASGLMDAFLTLEETAEGEGLFDGKVLVADDDGIPLGFIAIAEGEITWLYVSPRHQRRGVGRRLVREAISCESGPVSLDVLEGNEAALQLYLSEGFEVVKRVSGRLTGNKAFAATGLVLRHHGGA from the coding sequence ATGCGGATCCGCGAGTACGAATCGTCCGACTGGCCACATCTATGTGTGATCCATGATGAAGCGCGCAAGCAAGAACTCGAGGCGAGCGGGTTGATGGACGCGTTTCTGACGCTTGAGGAGACTGCAGAGGGTGAGGGCCTGTTCGATGGTAAGGTGCTGGTCGCGGATGACGACGGCATTCCGTTGGGCTTCATCGCAATCGCTGAAGGCGAAATCACCTGGCTCTACGTCAGCCCGCGGCATCAGCGCCGCGGAGTCGGGAGGCGGCTGGTGCGTGAGGCAATTTCTTGTGAATCCGGTCCGGTTTCGCTCGACGTTCTCGAAGGCAATGAAGCCGCTCTACAGTTGTACCTTAGCGAAGGGTTCGAAGTGGTGAAGCGGGTTTCTGGTCGCTTGACGGGGAACAAGGCGTTTGCTGCTACGGGCCTTGTTCTGCGTCACCATGGCGGTGCCTAA
- a CDS encoding alpha/beta hydrolase encodes MSANSRRSVSLVACLIALPLSLLSMGYTTQASTPVEVHITTLTGTLHGTQITPASNMPEPAVLIIAGSGPTDRNGNNPLAGQNNSLKLLAEGLAEHGIASIRYDKRGIGESAAAGPEEADLRFDTYVEDAALWIQQLQADSRFSSITVIGHSEGSLIGMLATQKTGADAFVSIAGIAQTASQVLQDQLRPRLPDALWQQNEQILSALEQGKRVTSVSPELNEFYRSSIQPYLISWFRYTPAQEIRRLTVPVLIVQGTTDIQVSVREAQDLKRAKPDAELRIIEGMNHVLKAVPLDPEQQNASYSDPTLPVVPELVEGITQFIHSSRICRESNQSLHRNVSS; translated from the coding sequence ATGTCTGCCAATTCTCGCCGTTCTGTCAGTCTGGTTGCCTGTCTAATCGCTCTACCTTTATCACTGCTATCTATGGGTTACACGACACAAGCCTCAACACCTGTCGAGGTTCACATTACAACGTTAACAGGCACGCTCCATGGCACACAGATTACTCCAGCGTCTAATATGCCAGAGCCAGCGGTGCTGATCATTGCGGGTTCAGGTCCGACCGATCGCAATGGAAACAATCCTCTAGCTGGGCAGAATAATAGCCTCAAACTCCTCGCTGAAGGATTAGCGGAGCATGGCATTGCCTCAATCCGATATGACAAGCGCGGGATTGGAGAAAGCGCAGCCGCAGGACCTGAAGAAGCTGATTTGCGTTTCGATACCTATGTTGAAGATGCTGCACTTTGGATTCAGCAATTGCAGGCAGATTCTCGTTTCTCAAGCATCACCGTAATTGGTCACAGCGAAGGCTCTCTGATTGGAATGCTGGCAACCCAAAAAACCGGAGCAGATGCTTTTGTATCAATCGCCGGAATTGCCCAAACTGCATCACAAGTTTTACAAGATCAACTGCGACCTAGATTGCCAGATGCATTATGGCAACAGAATGAGCAGATTCTTTCTGCTCTAGAGCAAGGGAAGAGAGTGACCTCTGTTTCACCAGAACTCAATGAGTTCTACAGATCGAGCATCCAACCCTACCTCATTTCCTGGTTTCGCTATACCCCTGCCCAAGAGATTAGGCGTCTCACTGTCCCTGTTCTAATTGTTCAAGGAACAACGGATATCCAAGTGTCTGTAAGGGAGGCGCAAGACCTGAAGAGGGCTAAGCCGGATGCAGAGCTTAGAATCATTGAGGGGATGAATCACGTGTTAAAAGCTGTTCCATTAGACCCTGAACAGCAAAATGCTTCCTATTCTGATCCAACGCTGCCAGTTGTGCCTGAGCTAGTTGAGGGTATAACTCAATTTATTCACAGCAGTAGAATATGCCGTGAGTCTAACCAGTCGCTGCACCGGAACGTGTCAAGTTAA
- a CDS encoding phosphotransferase enzyme family protein gives MSLSEFTKQAVSEQWSFLAEATFELTAQGSSRAVYFVRASEHQFVLKFYAATTAIAQIHYEHSLLTFLDSAHLPFAIPVPLQTASGETFIAVEVDGQLLNAALLPRLVGHPMERRNLHQIQSAGFALATLHNALAEFDPQGQYAKLPFWGALDRIHPQVSDPFTVPQLLQLGLEEQRHLNQLLNEAIESSPELYATLPIQTIHADYITPNILVNQDQVVGILDFEFATRDLRLLDYMSSLDQLASFPWQEVLFEEIVRAFSTGYQALSLLTLAEMRAAISVWKLQRASSLVYWTGWLVEGKGSRQKIVDAVVETLRFETWLQSNQRKWLDALGCV, from the coding sequence ATGAGTTTATCGGAGTTTACCAAACAAGCGGTATCTGAACAATGGTCATTTCTCGCTGAGGCAACGTTTGAGCTAACAGCGCAGGGTTCAAGCCGTGCAGTTTATTTTGTTCGCGCCTCAGAGCATCAGTTTGTTCTAAAGTTTTACGCAGCTACCACTGCGATCGCTCAGATTCACTATGAGCATTCATTGCTTACGTTTCTAGACTCTGCTCATCTCCCTTTCGCGATTCCAGTACCCCTCCAGACCGCTTCTGGCGAAACCTTTATTGCCGTTGAAGTGGATGGACAATTGCTTAACGCTGCCCTACTGCCTCGGTTAGTCGGACACCCAATGGAGCGGCGAAACCTGCATCAGATTCAATCGGCTGGTTTTGCCTTGGCGACGTTGCACAATGCACTTGCCGAGTTCGATCCGCAGGGTCAGTACGCGAAATTGCCGTTTTGGGGAGCATTAGACCGAATTCATCCGCAAGTCAGCGATCCCTTCACAGTTCCACAACTTTTACAGCTAGGTTTAGAGGAACAGAGGCACTTAAATCAACTGTTAAATGAGGCAATCGAATCCTCTCCTGAGCTATACGCAACACTTCCCATTCAGACCATTCATGCAGATTACATAACACCAAACATTCTCGTGAACCAGGATCAGGTGGTTGGAATTCTAGATTTTGAGTTTGCAACGCGCGATTTGCGATTGTTGGATTACATGAGTAGCTTAGATCAGCTTGCATCCTTTCCTTGGCAGGAAGTTTTATTTGAGGAAATTGTGCGAGCCTTTAGCACAGGCTATCAAGCGTTGTCTTTACTGACACTGGCAGAAATGAGAGCTGCCATTTCGGTGTGGAAGCTGCAACGCGCCAGTTCGCTGGTCTACTGGACAGGGTGGTTAGTGGAAGGAAAAGGGAGTCGGCAAAAAATTGTTGATGCTGTTGTGGAGACGCTGAGATTTGAAACGTGGCTCCAATCCAATCAGAGGAAGTGGCTTGATGCTTTAGGTTGCGTGTGA
- a CDS encoding nucleotidyltransferase domain-containing protein, which translates to MKSEDVLQIVTWLERAEIPVWLDGGWGVDALLSQQTRSHSDLDLVVRLEDAGQIEQTLAIYQFAIILNELPTRFVMKDANCRSVDFHTVQQDSSGQLIQVLQDGTPFHYPQDSLAGQGRIDGNVISCITPEVQMLCHTGYNPQAKDIHDVRLLQQYFNLPLPEEYVGVVTGFE; encoded by the coding sequence ATGAAATCAGAAGATGTTTTGCAGATTGTGACCTGGTTAGAGCGGGCAGAGATTCCTGTATGGTTAGATGGTGGTTGGGGTGTCGATGCCCTGTTAAGTCAACAAACACGATCGCACAGTGATCTCGATCTCGTAGTTAGGTTGGAGGATGCTGGTCAGATTGAACAGACCCTCGCTATCTATCAGTTCGCTATCATACTGAATGAGTTACCGACGCGGTTTGTGATGAAAGATGCTAACTGTCGTAGTGTTGACTTTCACACTGTCCAACAGGATAGTAGCGGACAGTTGATTCAAGTCCTACAAGACGGCACGCCTTTTCATTATCCACAGGATAGTTTAGCTGGACAGGGCAGGATCGACGGCAATGTGATTTCTTGCATCACACCTGAAGTGCAGATGCTATGTCACACAGGATACAACCCCCAAGCAAAAGACATTCATGACGTTCGACTATTGCAGCAATACTTTAATCTTCCACTTCCAGAAGAGTATGTTGGTGTTGTGACAGGCTTCGAGTAG
- a CDS encoding GNAT family N-acetyltransferase, which yields MQIEHLEFKPIDLAKHADVCVAFREDSYVCSFGSAELFHGADGKGAERYVNWLCEKMKRFPGGCVHVWSGSEIIGQMEMGRFRSDASLGYVNLYYVTARWRGTGVASLLDEYATAFFKRLSLHSARLSVTPTNTRAVEFYLRHGWKDLGPRENAPEVHYMGKNYE from the coding sequence ATGCAGATTGAGCATTTAGAGTTTAAGCCAATTGATTTGGCAAAGCACGCCGATGTTTGCGTAGCTTTCCGGGAAGATTCATATGTTTGCAGCTTTGGGTCAGCAGAACTCTTTCACGGGGCCGATGGCAAAGGAGCAGAACGCTACGTCAACTGGCTGTGCGAGAAGATGAAACGGTTTCCTGGTGGCTGCGTTCACGTTTGGTCGGGCAGCGAAATCATCGGTCAAATGGAAATGGGACGTTTTAGGTCAGATGCCTCACTAGGTTACGTCAATTTGTACTACGTCACTGCCCGTTGGCGCGGCACTGGTGTTGCCAGTTTGCTTGATGAATATGCAACAGCCTTCTTCAAACGGCTTAGCTTGCACTCCGCCCGTTTAAGCGTCACTCCGACAAATACGAGAGCAGTAGAGTTCTATCTTAGGCATGGATGGAAGGACTTGGGGCCACGAGAGAACGCGCCTGAGGTTCACTACATGGGAAAAAATTATGAGTGA